Proteins encoded by one window of Tunturibacter psychrotolerans:
- a CDS encoding acyltransferase family protein: MLAAIQRSIVRLHDESDNVRLPAYSVHMDAIRATAAFLVLAGHSRMLFFGQHQSHHTNGGAPTSALGLGGQAVVVFFVLSGFLVGSSAWRAIEGNRWSWNKYLFQRMTRLWIVLIPALIFGGLLDHIGLKFLSSNGGIYAAPQGQGMVEHTLIAGMTLKVLLGNALFLQKILVPSYGTNAALWSLANEFWYYMLFPLLLLLFNGRTAIRPRVLYGLLAVVILALIGIKIASFFLVWLLGFGISTLELKIPSKFRRTMTVLALLQFLTVIVFFRIHQTSYAITAGSIGISFAAYLYVILHARQPVASFYYQKLAVTFSKFSYTLYLTHLPFLVFLVALTNRPWHPWPKTPAHFMLSILLVVVAYLYAWMMYLLFERNTDAVRNRLTQKGSVAAPVISS, translated from the coding sequence ATGCTAGCAGCTATCCAAAGATCGATCGTACGACTTCACGACGAATCAGATAACGTTCGGCTTCCCGCATACTCAGTGCACATGGATGCAATTCGGGCTACAGCCGCCTTCCTTGTGCTTGCCGGTCACTCGAGGATGCTCTTCTTCGGTCAACATCAATCGCATCACACCAATGGAGGTGCTCCAACGAGCGCCCTAGGCTTGGGTGGCCAAGCAGTTGTTGTCTTTTTTGTATTGAGCGGATTTCTTGTCGGCAGCAGTGCATGGCGAGCGATTGAAGGAAACCGATGGTCCTGGAACAAATATCTTTTCCAGAGGATGACCAGGCTCTGGATCGTTCTAATCCCTGCGCTTATATTTGGAGGCCTTCTCGATCATATCGGTCTGAAATTCCTATCAAGCAATGGTGGGATCTATGCAGCGCCTCAGGGCCAGGGCATGGTTGAACACACTCTTATTGCCGGAATGACTCTCAAGGTGCTTCTCGGAAATGCCCTCTTTCTTCAAAAGATCCTGGTTCCTTCCTACGGGACGAATGCGGCGCTTTGGAGCTTGGCAAACGAGTTCTGGTACTACATGCTCTTCCCTCTTTTGCTCTTGCTTTTCAATGGCCGCACCGCGATCCGTCCGCGTGTGCTTTATGGACTCCTCGCTGTCGTCATCCTCGCGCTGATTGGAATAAAGATTGCCAGTTTCTTTTTAGTGTGGCTCTTGGGTTTCGGGATTTCGACGCTGGAACTGAAAATTCCATCGAAGTTCCGGCGGACCATGACAGTACTCGCTTTGCTTCAGTTCTTGACTGTCATCGTCTTCTTCCGCATACATCAAACAAGTTATGCGATAACGGCCGGTTCGATCGGCATCAGCTTTGCAGCGTACCTCTATGTGATCCTTCACGCGAGACAGCCGGTCGCTAGCTTTTACTATCAGAAGCTTGCAGTTACCTTCTCGAAGTTCTCCTATACGCTTTACTTGACTCACTTACCTTTCCTGGTGTTCCTCGTCGCGCTGACCAATAGACCGTGGCACCCATGGCCTAAAACTCCAGCTCACTTTATGCTCTCGATTCTCCTCGTTGTCGTTGCTTATTTGTACGCGTGGATGATGTATCTGCTCTTCGAACGGAATACCGACGCAGTTCGCAATCGGCTTACTCAAAAAGGAAGTGTAGCTGCTCCGGTGATTAGTTCATGA
- a CDS encoding right-handed parallel beta-helix repeat-containing protein → MMQICREKQLIFHLQQATVAPLQQTLRTGVCALLAVLMLFVIAPLQAQNVVLSPGADVAARVAAAPPGTKFVFSPGIYVAQQINPKDGDSFTGEGKAILDGAEPISFTSSGNLWSAPVGLITIGKIRCMPDHPLCNIQRDLYLDNDILTPIADPTVLNAHTWFYDQTNGRAVINFNPAGHKLEISTVKFAFNNTGRNVTITHLIVEKYASPPQFGAIGGQGPLTNGQGGAQGWTVTDTEVRLSHGTGIQLSDHATIEKCNVHHNGQKGIGARGLDVLVENSEIAFNNYAGYDPGWEAGGTKFARTTNLRVLNNYVHDNVGSGLWTDIDNKNTTYRLNRVDNNAGSGIQHEISYDAVIENNTLRWNGVPPRISLWQAQISVQNSSNVIVRDNVVIVPPSAGNGIVVINQERGTGDLGTRLAVNNQIRHNTITFEGTGGASGLMDSLGTAANNIFDDNIYIFKVGGQHFEWHGKKSWEQYRALGNDPSSRIVDASGKPIKP, encoded by the coding sequence ATGATGCAAATTTGTAGAGAAAAGCAGCTCATCTTTCATCTTCAACAAGCGACCGTGGCGCCTCTACAGCAGACCCTCCGGACTGGCGTTTGCGCGTTATTGGCGGTCTTGATGCTATTTGTCATCGCGCCGCTACAAGCGCAAAACGTGGTTCTTTCACCCGGAGCGGATGTCGCTGCCCGGGTCGCTGCGGCCCCCCCGGGCACAAAGTTTGTCTTTTCACCGGGCATCTACGTCGCTCAGCAAATCAATCCGAAAGATGGTGACAGCTTTACCGGAGAAGGGAAGGCAATCCTCGATGGTGCTGAGCCCATAAGCTTTACCTCTTCTGGCAATCTTTGGTCTGCACCTGTGGGTCTCATCACTATCGGGAAGATCCGCTGCATGCCCGATCACCCACTTTGCAATATCCAGCGTGACTTATACCTTGATAACGACATACTGACGCCGATCGCAGATCCTACCGTTCTGAATGCGCACACGTGGTTTTATGACCAAACCAACGGGCGTGCAGTCATAAACTTCAATCCTGCAGGTCACAAACTCGAAATTTCCACTGTCAAGTTCGCGTTCAACAATACCGGGCGAAATGTAACCATTACGCATCTCATCGTTGAAAAATACGCGTCTCCACCCCAATTTGGAGCCATTGGCGGCCAGGGTCCCCTTACTAATGGCCAGGGCGGTGCACAGGGATGGACCGTAACCGACACGGAAGTTCGACTGTCACACGGAACAGGTATTCAGCTTTCCGACCATGCCACTATCGAAAAATGTAACGTACATCACAACGGACAAAAAGGAATTGGTGCGCGCGGACTCGACGTGCTGGTTGAAAACTCGGAGATTGCATTCAATAACTACGCCGGTTACGATCCGGGTTGGGAGGCAGGTGGAACCAAATTTGCTCGCACAACGAACCTCAGAGTGCTCAATAACTACGTTCACGATAATGTAGGAAGTGGCTTATGGACCGACATTGATAATAAAAACACGACGTATCGTTTGAACCGCGTTGACAATAATGCCGGCAGTGGAATTCAACACGAAATAAGCTACGACGCCGTGATCGAAAACAACACTCTGCGATGGAATGGAGTTCCGCCGCGCATCTCGCTTTGGCAGGCCCAAATCAGCGTCCAAAACTCGAGCAATGTCATTGTCCGAGACAACGTTGTGATAGTGCCGCCTAGCGCTGGTAATGGAATCGTTGTCATCAATCAAGAGCGGGGAACGGGTGATCTAGGCACCAGGTTGGCGGTCAATAACCAGATCCGTCACAACACCATCACTTTTGAGGGCACAGGTGGCGCCAGCGGTCTGATGGATTCTCTGGGCACGGCCGCAAACAATATCTTTGACGACAACATCTATATTTTTAAGGTTGGCGGGCAGCATTTTGAGTGGCACGGGAAGAAAAGCTGGGAACAGTATCGTGCGCTTGGAAATGATCCAAGCAGCCGCATCGTAGACGCCTCCGGAAAACCAATTAAGCCTTGA
- a CDS encoding right-handed parallel beta-helix repeat-containing protein, producing the protein MLLPILSLFSLTSVAETINLKPGDNVAAIVASAPESTSFVFNSGTYRLQQISPKKGDSFAGPATGVAVLDGAQPISFSPVAGSSPELWQATIGSNPLDTGGCATGHPLCHYTRELFVGSALLMPVASTAQLTSSTWFYDSSNGTAVINFNPGTKSFEIGTTTCAFCGYASNVTIKNLTVERYASPSTTGAVGQAASGTYWTVSNVEGRYNHGGAVQIGANGIVENSYLHHNGQKGLGGGGANLQIVSNELAYNNYDWFDLGWEAGGAKFGDLDTAEILNNYVHDNNGSGLWDDANSVYVHYKGNRIENNTGSGIQHEIGYSAVIENNTINRNGATPRISMWDGQISVQNSTNTTVQNNTIIVASAYGSGLVIVNQDRGYGTYGAHLGAHDTVEKNNVTYEGTDGAGGIMGIASTGIANIIDYNTYNITVGLDKHHFEAFGVKTFQQFQAAGFDVHGKIVWKAAP; encoded by the coding sequence ATGTTGCTGCCAATCCTTTCTCTCTTCTCTCTCACGTCTGTCGCCGAAACCATCAATCTCAAACCTGGCGACAACGTTGCCGCAATCGTAGCTTCTGCCCCGGAATCTACCAGCTTCGTCTTCAACTCAGGGACTTACCGACTTCAGCAGATCAGTCCCAAAAAAGGAGATTCCTTCGCTGGTCCCGCGACGGGAGTTGCCGTGCTTGACGGAGCTCAGCCAATTTCTTTCTCACCAGTTGCCGGTTCCTCCCCAGAACTTTGGCAGGCAACGATAGGCTCTAATCCTCTGGATACCGGGGGATGTGCAACGGGACATCCGCTTTGCCACTACACCCGGGAGTTGTTTGTCGGATCTGCGCTCTTGATGCCGGTGGCTAGTACGGCTCAACTCACAAGCAGCACCTGGTTTTATGACAGTTCTAATGGAACCGCCGTCATCAACTTCAACCCTGGTACAAAGAGCTTCGAGATTGGCACAACAACCTGCGCTTTTTGTGGCTATGCATCAAACGTCACCATTAAAAATCTGACGGTTGAGCGTTATGCTTCGCCCTCTACTACTGGTGCGGTCGGTCAGGCCGCTAGTGGCACCTACTGGACTGTGAGCAATGTCGAAGGCCGATACAACCATGGAGGAGCGGTCCAGATCGGTGCAAATGGCATCGTCGAAAACAGCTATCTTCATCACAATGGACAGAAAGGTCTGGGGGGCGGAGGAGCCAACTTACAAATTGTAAGTAATGAGCTCGCCTACAATAACTACGACTGGTTCGATCTCGGATGGGAAGCGGGCGGAGCTAAATTTGGCGATCTCGATACCGCTGAGATTCTGAACAACTACGTTCACGACAACAACGGCAGTGGACTTTGGGATGATGCGAATTCAGTCTACGTTCATTACAAAGGAAATCGGATCGAGAACAATACTGGCTCGGGCATTCAACACGAGATTGGCTACAGCGCTGTCATAGAAAACAATACGATCAATCGAAATGGAGCGACACCGCGGATTTCCATGTGGGATGGACAGATCTCCGTTCAAAATTCAACCAATACAACAGTGCAAAACAACACCATCATTGTGGCGTCTGCTTATGGAAGTGGACTGGTGATTGTGAATCAGGATCGAGGCTACGGCACCTACGGAGCTCATCTGGGCGCCCATGATACGGTCGAAAAAAATAATGTCACCTACGAAGGTACAGATGGAGCAGGCGGCATTATGGGGATTGCTTCCACCGGCATCGCTAACATCATCGATTACAACACGTATAACATCACCGTTGGCCTTGATAAACATCACTTCGAAGCCTTCGGCGTCAAAACCTTTCAACAATTTCAGGCTGCGGGATTCGATGTCCACGGTAAAATAGTCTGGAAGGCTGCACCCTAG
- a CDS encoding GumC family protein — translation MSDVSRVLRRQRTFIVWSALIGLALALLVSLIMTPKYRSLAHVELNSEGNKLGLSDFSPDSASAADDLGTNLSTVSEMLRNDSIALEAIRQNNLEAVEPYKTPKTGKFAAEANLPLADAPQRRILVLKRFESNLNVKAIPGTRLVQISFDDRDPKRAAAVVNSMISIYISDYIGRHYSNAVQASDWLQKQLADLKEQVERSNRQVTDFEKENGFFGIVGSGSDNTQNPMLQKLVTLNQSVVQAESERIQKEAIVKLLETRDPELIVGLGSNPQVLNGVAGTDLAVLQSLRLQEAQLKAQYSDMESKYGARYPTLVETKSQMASIQSSIAKAVDNLRSRAQNDYSLAAKNESMLKQSFDQQVTEANRLNDKATQFQLLNKEAEANRALYEGLRTKLREAEVAASVRGANITVVDRALVMPEPNSPNYPINLSIGLAGGLLIGLGAAFYRNRGDQTLESVEAMEALSPVPVLGAVPSLTRLKQASSRGLGSSVGRVINGHSQRIESEDKLSLEAYRQIRASILMNTAGEPLRTILLTSPLNRDGKSNSVIGLATAFASSGARVLALDSDLRRAEISARAGKNTERGLSDLLAEGGNPNDCVRPHDSVANLFLLPSGSSLESPLLLIESPRFKELLNELKKSFDFILIDSPPVSFFADVSVMAPLMDATVLVVRAGVTPKQAFQRSCRSLIDARSKLLGVIVNDLPLDSSNFYGYYGYRGKDFARSYVKN, via the coding sequence ATGAGTGATGTCAGTCGTGTCCTGCGACGCCAACGCACCTTTATTGTCTGGAGTGCTCTTATTGGGCTCGCGTTGGCGCTGTTAGTTTCGCTCATCATGACGCCCAAGTATCGTTCCTTGGCCCATGTGGAACTAAACTCAGAAGGCAACAAATTGGGTCTGAGCGACTTTAGCCCGGATTCAGCTTCGGCCGCCGATGATCTCGGTACTAATCTATCCACGGTTAGCGAGATGCTGCGCAACGACTCAATTGCCCTTGAGGCCATTCGGCAGAACAATCTAGAAGCAGTAGAGCCTTACAAGACTCCGAAGACAGGTAAATTCGCAGCTGAGGCTAATCTCCCGCTGGCGGACGCACCTCAACGCCGGATCCTCGTCCTAAAGCGCTTCGAGTCCAATCTCAACGTCAAGGCCATCCCCGGCACGCGTCTGGTGCAAATCAGCTTCGATGATCGCGATCCAAAGCGTGCGGCAGCTGTGGTCAACTCGATGATTAGTATCTACATCTCCGATTACATTGGGCGGCACTATTCAAATGCTGTCCAAGCCTCTGATTGGCTGCAGAAGCAACTGGCAGATCTCAAAGAGCAAGTTGAGAGGTCTAATCGCCAGGTTACAGACTTTGAAAAGGAGAACGGCTTCTTTGGAATCGTCGGCTCGGGTTCGGATAACACTCAAAATCCGATGCTTCAAAAACTCGTGACCCTCAACCAATCTGTCGTACAGGCTGAGTCAGAGCGCATTCAGAAAGAGGCCATTGTTAAACTGTTGGAGACCCGCGACCCGGAATTAATCGTGGGACTCGGATCGAATCCGCAGGTTCTCAACGGAGTAGCCGGCACCGATCTCGCCGTGCTTCAAAGTCTGCGACTGCAGGAGGCGCAACTCAAGGCACAGTACTCCGATATGGAAAGCAAGTACGGTGCGCGCTATCCTACGCTGGTTGAAACCAAAAGCCAGATGGCCTCCATTCAAAGCTCAATCGCCAAGGCGGTGGATAATCTCCGATCGCGAGCACAAAACGACTATTCGCTCGCGGCCAAGAACGAATCGATGCTGAAGCAGAGCTTCGATCAGCAGGTCACCGAAGCCAACAGACTCAACGACAAGGCTACTCAATTCCAACTACTCAACAAGGAAGCCGAAGCCAACCGGGCTCTCTACGAAGGTCTACGGACCAAGCTTCGCGAGGCTGAGGTTGCAGCCAGCGTCCGGGGTGCAAATATCACCGTTGTCGATCGCGCGTTGGTCATGCCGGAACCGAACTCACCTAACTACCCCATCAACCTCTCCATTGGACTTGCAGGTGGGTTGCTGATTGGGCTGGGCGCGGCCTTCTATCGCAACCGCGGCGACCAGACTCTTGAAAGCGTAGAGGCGATGGAAGCATTGTCGCCGGTCCCAGTGCTAGGGGCGGTACCTAGTCTGACTCGTCTCAAACAGGCATCTTCCAGAGGTCTAGGCAGTAGCGTGGGGCGGGTGATCAACGGTCATTCTCAGCGGATTGAGAGTGAAGACAAGTTATCTCTTGAAGCCTATCGCCAGATTCGCGCTTCGATCCTGATGAATACAGCGGGTGAGCCGCTCCGCACAATTCTCCTGACCAGCCCGTTGAATCGCGACGGCAAATCCAATTCCGTGATAGGGCTTGCAACCGCCTTTGCCTCGAGCGGCGCGCGCGTGCTTGCTCTTGATAGTGATCTCCGTCGCGCGGAAATAAGTGCACGCGCAGGAAAGAACACGGAGAGAGGCCTAAGCGATTTATTGGCAGAGGGAGGAAACCCCAACGATTGCGTCCGTCCTCACGATTCAGTCGCCAACCTTTTTCTGCTCCCCTCGGGAAGTTCGCTCGAGTCCCCACTTCTTTTAATTGAGTCGCCTCGTTTCAAGGAACTGCTGAACGAGCTCAAGAAGAGCTTCGACTTTATTCTGATCGACTCGCCACCAGTCTCCTTCTTCGCCGATGTGAGTGTCATGGCGCCATTGATGGACGCGACCGTGCTCGTGGTACGAGCCGGAGTTACTCCGAAGCAGGCTTTTCAGCGCTCATGCCGCTCTCTAATCGACGCCCGTAGCAAGTTGCTCGGAGTGATCGTTAACGATCTGCCACTCGATTCGTCCAACTTCTATGGTTATTACGGATATCGCGGAAAGGACTTTGCCCGCTCCTATGTCAAAAACTAG
- a CDS encoding O-antigen ligase family protein, whose product MYRFWLKMLAGLLFGYMLLDRGFAHFGVPPVYVGELVLLPGILMALVPGAIMPALRTPLGLLYVVFALFNLGCALPYLGRYGVDTVRDSAIWIYGIFFLLASSLLIRRPKMLMRIPITYGRFLVWYTPMLCALMMARFLLHADDETEGGTRLFSIKMGDMGAHLAGVFAFLLLSLDLLWQRSDAKPRASVRYLITATGALAAFVFVSSVNRGGMLSVMIAVFFVALLARKISWGRAGIVLGIAVVGVLIIFGAAGAKVHISAARTLSLDQIETNISSVFNPQGSSNTATSNTAKWRLDWWKKIVGYTFGGSYFWTGKGYGVNLADSDGFQLGKEDVLRAPHNSSMTLLARSGVPGFTLWVALLLTFAFQMIRLVLHAQRHDRPVWSRIALWCFVYWLAMIVDSCFDVALEGPQLGIWFWSLTGFGVALQTVYKERFAYPEHIRVANFAPDNDWSRVPTQPLAQ is encoded by the coding sequence ATGTATCGGTTCTGGTTAAAAATGCTTGCGGGCCTGCTCTTCGGGTACATGCTTCTGGACCGCGGTTTCGCGCATTTTGGTGTGCCACCGGTCTATGTGGGGGAGTTGGTCCTTCTTCCTGGCATTCTGATGGCTTTAGTTCCGGGCGCAATCATGCCTGCTCTGCGTACGCCGCTGGGGCTGCTCTACGTAGTCTTTGCCCTGTTCAATCTGGGTTGTGCGTTGCCGTATCTGGGTCGATATGGCGTAGACACGGTACGCGATTCTGCGATCTGGATCTACGGGATCTTTTTTTTGCTTGCGTCAAGCCTGCTCATTCGACGGCCGAAGATGTTGATGCGCATTCCGATAACATACGGGCGCTTTCTCGTGTGGTACACCCCCATGCTCTGCGCTCTGATGATGGCCCGGTTTTTGCTTCACGCCGATGACGAAACCGAAGGGGGAACCCGTTTATTCTCCATCAAAATGGGAGACATGGGAGCACACCTGGCCGGTGTTTTTGCCTTTCTTCTTCTTTCGCTCGATCTGCTCTGGCAGCGAAGCGATGCGAAGCCACGCGCTTCCGTGCGCTATTTGATAACCGCGACCGGAGCTCTGGCTGCATTCGTCTTTGTCTCTTCGGTTAACCGTGGCGGCATGCTCTCGGTCATGATAGCCGTGTTTTTTGTAGCCCTTCTCGCGCGCAAGATTAGTTGGGGACGCGCTGGAATCGTTCTCGGTATCGCAGTGGTCGGGGTCCTCATCATTTTTGGAGCCGCCGGAGCTAAAGTGCACATCAGTGCAGCCCGAACGCTATCGCTTGATCAGATCGAGACCAATATAAGTAGTGTGTTCAACCCACAAGGATCAAGCAATACTGCCACAAGCAATACGGCGAAATGGCGACTGGATTGGTGGAAGAAGATCGTCGGATACACTTTTGGCGGCTCCTACTTCTGGACAGGTAAGGGGTATGGAGTGAATCTAGCCGATTCCGACGGTTTTCAACTTGGCAAAGAGGATGTTCTGCGCGCGCCGCATAATTCGAGTATGACGCTTCTGGCTCGGTCGGGCGTGCCCGGCTTTACGCTCTGGGTGGCGTTGCTGCTCACTTTCGCATTTCAAATGATCAGACTAGTCCTTCACGCCCAAAGGCATGATCGTCCCGTATGGTCCCGCATCGCGCTTTGGTGCTTCGTCTATTGGCTTGCGATGATAGTCGATTCCTGCTTCGACGTTGCTCTCGAAGGTCCACAACTCGGAATTTGGTTTTGGTCACTCACGGGGTTTGGAGTAGCTCTGCAAACTGTTTATAAAGAACGCTTCGCCTACCCGGAACATATTCGAGTCGCCAACTTCGCGCCAGACAATGACTGGTCGCGAGTTCCGACTCAGCCCTTGGCACAATAG
- a CDS encoding glycosyltransferase produces MRILFLHNRYIYRGGEDESREQEISMLRSRGEEVIEYVLDNAELRSANLLTVGLESIWNASEFHKVKQLLRSEKPDIMKVDNFFPRLSPSIFSAARETGTPTALSVRNYRLVCPSANLFRDGHVCTTCVGSKLALAAIHHRCYRKSYLQSAAVVASNAYSHLRGVWTNSVDRFIAVSSFVKQQLVAGGFAEDRILVKPNFISDSGVGDGSGGYGLYVGRLTEEKGVRSLLSAWQDIPQSICLKIIGDGPLESVVREASQKDSRIEFLGRKSLSDVCQYLGDAAFLIFPSEWYEPFGRTIVEAYSKGTPVIAASTPPMKAMVEDGATGHLYNPGDSKELASVVNALLIDPERLKLMRVKARERYLTTYTEEQNYRQLIDIFRQCISAHTSVPI; encoded by the coding sequence ATGCGGATTTTGTTTTTACACAATCGATATATTTACCGAGGTGGAGAAGACGAGTCCCGAGAGCAAGAGATCTCGATGCTTCGTTCCCGGGGCGAAGAGGTCATCGAATATGTCCTGGACAATGCCGAATTGAGGTCGGCCAACCTGCTAACCGTTGGCTTGGAGTCAATTTGGAATGCCAGCGAATTCCATAAAGTGAAGCAACTTCTTCGGTCTGAAAAACCAGACATCATGAAGGTGGATAACTTTTTTCCACGTCTATCTCCCTCCATCTTTAGTGCCGCAAGAGAAACGGGTACCCCCACTGCTCTTTCCGTGAGAAATTACAGGCTTGTTTGTCCCTCGGCTAACCTGTTTCGCGACGGACACGTATGCACCACATGCGTTGGCAGCAAACTGGCCCTTGCTGCGATTCATCATCGGTGCTACCGCAAGAGTTATCTGCAGTCAGCGGCGGTTGTCGCGAGCAACGCGTACTCTCACTTGCGCGGCGTGTGGACAAACTCCGTAGATCGGTTCATCGCTGTTAGCAGTTTTGTGAAGCAACAACTTGTTGCAGGTGGATTTGCCGAAGATAGAATTCTGGTAAAGCCGAACTTCATCTCTGACTCGGGCGTCGGCGATGGTTCTGGTGGCTACGGACTTTACGTTGGCCGTTTGACAGAGGAAAAAGGCGTTCGTTCTCTCCTTAGCGCTTGGCAGGATATCCCGCAATCCATCTGTCTGAAGATTATCGGCGATGGTCCTCTCGAATCAGTCGTCCGTGAAGCGTCTCAGAAGGATTCGCGGATAGAGTTTTTAGGCCGCAAGTCACTCTCCGACGTCTGCCAGTATCTTGGCGACGCTGCATTTCTCATATTTCCCTCAGAGTGGTATGAACCATTTGGCCGAACGATCGTTGAAGCTTATTCCAAGGGCACGCCCGTGATAGCTGCTTCGACTCCACCGATGAAAGCAATGGTTGAAGACGGCGCAACCGGCCACTTATATAACCCTGGAGACAGCAAGGAACTAGCCTCCGTCGTCAACGCCCTTCTAATAGATCCGGAACGGCTAAAGCTGATGAGAGTTAAGGCCCGAGAAAGATATCTCACAACTTACACTGAAGAGCAAAACTACCGACAACTTATTGATATCTTTCGGCAGTGCATATCGGCTCATACTTCCGTGCCAATATGA
- a CDS encoding polysaccharide biosynthesis/export family protein has protein sequence MSKTSVSLRIAFTLSLVLAAAGNLTLAKAQTPSLIPQQQQGPLPNVQPAAGGRQFGAGAAPAAGGIVSAPPNLEKLPIEPGFLLQISVFNEPQLSQEVRVAENGDINLSLAGHVHVQGMHESEAEEAIEAAYKKSEMLKSPQVAISIVQYISPKVAILGEVQAPGSYELISPTDLLTAITMAGGATIDAGNRIILRHAATHDEEVVKFAHSGDTSNLRRFTVSAGDTIVVNRAGIVYVLGAVNRPGGYVMQPDGSMNVIQALALALDTNYYASLSGIRIIRKTDDGLVSIPVNYKSIVEGKAFPKPLEPDDIVYIPNSKTKLTLGTTKQLAFQASNALIYTGVAR, from the coding sequence ATGTCAAAAACTAGCGTTTCCCTCCGTATAGCTTTTACCTTATCGCTGGTGCTGGCCGCAGCAGGAAACCTAACTCTGGCCAAAGCACAAACGCCCTCGCTGATTCCACAGCAGCAGCAGGGGCCCTTGCCCAACGTACAGCCCGCGGCCGGTGGGAGGCAGTTCGGCGCGGGCGCAGCTCCCGCCGCTGGCGGAATCGTTTCCGCTCCACCCAACTTGGAAAAGTTGCCCATCGAGCCTGGATTCCTGCTTCAGATTTCTGTATTCAACGAGCCGCAACTCAGCCAGGAGGTGCGAGTCGCTGAGAATGGCGATATAAACCTTTCCTTGGCTGGTCACGTGCACGTTCAAGGTATGCATGAATCTGAAGCTGAGGAAGCGATTGAGGCGGCATATAAAAAGTCTGAAATGCTGAAAAGTCCTCAAGTCGCAATCTCGATCGTTCAATATATTTCACCCAAAGTCGCGATTCTGGGCGAGGTACAAGCGCCCGGAAGCTATGAACTGATCTCGCCCACTGATTTGCTCACAGCTATCACCATGGCGGGAGGTGCCACCATCGATGCCGGAAATCGGATCATTCTCCGGCACGCGGCTACTCACGACGAAGAGGTTGTCAAATTCGCTCATAGCGGCGACACCAGTAATCTCAGAAGGTTCACGGTGAGCGCCGGCGATACCATCGTAGTAAATCGCGCTGGGATCGTATATGTACTGGGCGCCGTCAATCGGCCCGGCGGTTATGTCATGCAGCCCGATGGTTCTATGAACGTGATTCAGGCGCTCGCTCTTGCGCTTGATACGAACTACTACGCCTCTCTCAGCGGTATTCGCATCATACGGAAGACCGACGACGGGCTGGTCAGCATACCCGTAAACTACAAATCCATCGTTGAAGGCAAAGCCTTTCCTAAACCTCTCGAACCAGACGATATCGTCTATATCCCAAACAGCAAAACCAAGCTCACGTTGGGAACCACGAAGCAACTCGCCTTTCAGGCTTCGAACGCCCTTATCTACACAGGCGTAGCGCGCTAA